The Brassica rapa cultivar Chiifu-401-42 chromosome A10, CAAS_Brap_v3.01, whole genome shotgun sequence genome segment ACAAacaatgtttttaaaacatttattcaagGGGAATTGGGGCATATGGACATGAAAAAAACCATAATACACATAATAGCTATTTTCCCTAACGTTTCTATACACGgagttatatatacatattaatacCGTAATACCCTTTAAACTCAACCGGCCAACCTACtaccaaaattaattaaaaaataaattattaactgCATAAAAAGTATCTCGTGTCTTACCTCTATTCACAATTCCCTTTTCACTTTTGTTGATAATTTTTTCGAGGTCGAGTGCTTTCCGGAACCGATTTGCTCCaaatcccccccccccctctaCCTTCAATCGACATCTTTTCCATCTTCTTCGTGCTTCCTTTCAATCGTGTTCGGCGTTTGGTTTGGCGTTAGAGTTTCAGCGGCGGTTAGTAACACACCTTTCCTATCCAACTTCACAAACTCGATTCTTCTTAGATCTCTGAAATTTTTGTAAATTCTCCCTCGTTTCCGTTGATTCTCTTCGTCTTTGCTTCCTCtgtgtttattttcttttatttgggCTCGTCTCATAGTATACTTATCTAATTTAAAACTTCCATTCCATTTGGGATGTAATAGTATACTTATCTAATTCATATATTCCATTTAGAATAGTATCATCGTTCCTGTTGCATACCATCGGTACCGTTTACAGAATTAATCCCTCTCATCGGCCTTTTCCAATTTGATTGAGGGTTTGGATTTTTCCGAGTTGTGTGGGAGTTCCTTTAATTCCTTGAATTATCTTTGTGTCAGTGCTGCAAAATAAGTAGTGTAGTAATTTAGGGGAAGATGTGTAGAATATCACAGCTTACAAATGCTCACTAAGTAGACATAGTATGATATTTATAAACTCGAGTCCATTTGAAATGAAATAGTATCCGTATCGAATTGAACTATTTCACTTAAGATAGTATCACTTGCTATTCTGCTTTTTTCGTCTGGTATTTCCTTGTTTGTAACGTATTTATTGTATTGTCATTTTGATTTATGCTTTGTGCGTTTGCTCGTTTTGTTTAGTCTGTCAACCTTTTGAATTACACAGAATATCATTGTTTTTCTAGCATTACACTTGTTTGTCTCTGTCACTGATAAATATACAATCTTTTCTATGGTGAATGTCAGATCTGGTAGGTAAATTGGCTTCTACAATTTGAAGTCGGTTGTGTTTCCTTCTGatgctcttcttctttcttatgCTTGAATTGGGATTTTGTATCACCGATGGATAGTACATAGTGTAAAAATAGTGATTATTTTGTAGAATAGTATCTGCACGAGCTGAGTCCACATATGTAAATAGCGCACTTATTATGTTTATATGTATATAGCACACTTATTGTGGAATAATGATTATTTTGTGGAATAATATCTGTCACATGGAATATAAGAAAGTTATAGTTTCACGTTATTCTATCTTATATGGAATCATAGTTTTATATCTTATTCATTTCCATCTGTTAACTATACTTATTCCATTTTGAGTGCTACCTCAAttctatatttaatattataattccCACCTCTTATTTCATTCTACAGGTTTGGTATGAACGAGTTAGGCCTTCTAAGTAGATTGTTAGAGACATGCTTTGAACCCACTGGCAAGAAAAGAATTAACAACTAATTCAATCTTCGTTGGACTGAAGTGATAAAAAATGCATTAGAGGATGAGGACCTGGCGATGTTGAATGCGTCACAGTTTGGACAAGTCTTGCAGATGGGGTCCTATACCTTCTCTGTTATGCttcttcattattttcttgCACGACAGTTGGTTCTTGAGAAGAACTTCGAACTCTGGTGGCTTTTCGTGGGAAAACCAATTTGTTATGCTACACAAGCTTAGCTTTCGTGGGAAAACCAATTTGGGGCGAAGGGTTCATATCTGATGTGTAGGCGTTGCTATTTATATACCATACTATTTATATACTATACTATGTATTATACTATGTCTTAACCCATTGCATATTCCATGTCTCTTGAGGAATGTAAATAGATGACTCATGTATTATGGCAGGTGGATTTAAtttattgtagatttgggttgcCTATGTATtgtgttttatattttcctAATTTGGGTTTAGTGTGTAGTGAGAAGTGTTCTATTACCATCTCCATTAGCTTCGTATTTCATGTTACCCATAAGGCATGTAAATACATACCTCTAGTATTATAAGAGGTGGATTTATTTTTCCGAAGGTTTGGTTTGCCTATGTTTTGGGGTTTATATTTACCtaacttgggtttagtgtttaatGTCAAGTGTTCTATTACCATCTCCATTAGCTTTGTATTTCATGTTGCTCATGAGGACTGTAAATACATGTATCCAGTATTATGGAAGGTGGATTGggtttatatttctctaacttgggtttagtgtttactgTCAAGTATTCTATTATCATCCTATTAGCTTTGTATTTCATGTTGGTCAAGCCTGGATCGACTGTGTACACAGTACCATTTTAAATAGTACGGGTCAGATAGAATATAAGTCTTCTCGTAATGGACTGTGCGACTGTGTACGTAATCCTATAAGAcacatttataattattaacttacacatatatactttagcataTGAAATTAGATTTACAATGATACGATTCTAGTCAAACTAGTATGGAATGCTTGCAATCGGTATAGAATATACATTAccttgggtttagtgtttactgTCCCCATTAACTTTGTATTCCATGTTGTTCACAAGGACTATAAATACATGTCTCCACTATTATGGAAGGTGGATTGGGGTTTATATTTCCCtaacttgggtttagtgtttactgTCAAGTATTCTATTACCATCCcattagttttttatttcatgttgGTCAAACATGGATCGACTGTGTACATAGTACCATTTTAAATAGTACATGTTTAATTGGAAAAGATGTATTCTCGTAATAGATTGTGCAATTGTATACGTAACcctataaaacatatttataattattaacttACTCATTTATACTTTAGCATATGGTATAGTTTGCCGCTAAATAAAATAGTATActtcgattttttttattagtagTTGTTAAATGGGAATTAACCTTCTTTGTAGTCTTTAGAAACATAAAACAGTCTACTTTCACTTTCTTTAGCTTAAACATTGATTGTGTCAATGGTTTCTATTTCTAAGTTGGGTTTAGTGATTTAGTTCATTagtttatttctaaattttcagTGTTGCTGTTCTCTCAGTTGAAATTGGATTTACAGTGATACTATTCTACCTCAATTAGTATGAAACGCTTGCAATCGGTATAGAATatatgtttctttattttctatttcgCCGTTTCATTTCACGCGCTTCCAAAATTTTCTCATTGTTACTATAGGTTACAAAATCACCACGTCGTTTTCTTTATGTGAAGGAACCGGGTACCTGTTACTAAGAAAGGTAAAACCGGCTGGAATGATGGCAAAAAGACAATCATTATATTCTGTCAAAATCATGTCTAGTCTCTTGATTTCCACATGAAATATGGCTATTACGCCAATAAGCCCTTTATTCAATTCCTCACTGTGAAAAGATTTTAGTATAtaccaaaaatgaaaatttgtcATTGTATATTGGTCCCTAAAAATTCCACGTGTCACCCGTCCCAGCCGATCACTTGCGTGTCACTTAGGATCCAAATTTCTCttgtaaaattaatttatttgccgaaaagaaaataaaagaaaattcaacGTCAGCCAGAGAAGAACCGAGATCTGCGCGCGCTGGCATCTTCCAGAACTCGACACGTGTAAGAAAAGTTCATTACTTTCGTGGGGGTGATCTTATCAAACTATGCGAATTTAAaatcaaatcataaaaatacatataagaaaattacaattctggaaaaggaaagaaaattcacaaaattaaaaaaaaaaagaaaaactagggttttcttctGCCCAATCCTAatcctccttcttcttcttcctcggatTAACAATCACTGCCGGCTGTCGGGTGTCCCGAATCACTTGTCTCTTCACCAACCttgttctcttcttttcttAATTTCTTATTCGTGATCGATTACATAGCTTCACCCTTCTTCTAATCTTTCATCACGATTGCTAAAAAACTGAAATTTCCTCTGGTATGCTTCTCTCTCTTTATcagtatatatatttgaattgtAAAAAATCGAGACTTGAGGCCTTGAGGGAGTTATCAAGTTCTCACCTTTATGTTTTTTGCATGTCTCTTGCATTGTTTTATAGCCCCAAAGGCTGCTCCTTTTTGTAGCTGGAGACCGTTTttagtgatgatgatgaattttCTTATTTGATTCGGTTTTTGGATTGGTTAGTAACAAAGTGTTTGACCTATGTTTTTGAAGAGATGCAATCGAAATCGGGGAGAGGGAACGAAGAGGAAGCCAATCATCACCATGCTgatcagcagcagcagcagccgaTTATGTATCCGGAGCCCTGGTGGAAGACCAACGCTTTTGGCGTTATTCCACAAGAGCGACCTTCTTCTGGGATTCCGTCAAACTCCTCGTCTTTGGATTGTCCCAATGGTTCTGAATCAAACGATGTTCATTCAGCTTCTGAAGACGGTGGTGGTGCGGGTAATGGCGAAAACGATGCCGCTTGGAAGGATTCACAAGCTGTAACTTCCTCCCCTTCAggttttgtctttgttttttcttgGCCTTAAATGATTATTTTGCAATTTGGTTATGAACTCGTTCCTCAAGCATTATAGGACATATATGTGTTTGTTGCTTTGGTACATTTCTAAGGAGATTGTTTATCTATTGTCGAAGCGTGGCgttctttttttcctttcatGTATGTATAATGGGTCTTTAATCATTTTCAGTTGATCAACATGGAATGGAAGGGAGTGATCCGGCACATGTGGCGGCTTCTATGCACGGCATGCATAATCAGCAACCTGTACAACCACCAGAGCTTGTTGGACACTACATGGTATGTGGTTTTCGCTCAgtcttttattatatatgatgTTTCAGTTCTTGAACGGTTAAATTGAATATGATTTAGCTAGTACTGCGCACTTAATGTGTGTGATAAACGTAATCTACGTTTACAGGCTTGTGTACCACCTAATCCGTACCAGGATCCATATTATGCGGGAATGATGGGGGCATATGGACATCAGCCATTGGTATCTTTTCGAAACCTCTCTCAGTCTCTACAATAGTTAGTTTCGTATGGTGTAGTGTTTGTTTTACGTATGAGTGCTCTTGCCACTAATTACCCTTTGTGATAATGTTGTTTACTCTCTGGAATGGTTCTAGATTCGTTAGTTCTGTTTGTTAGAAGTAGTGATAATTTGAAGTTCATACCTTAATGACCTTAAACAAATCTTGGTGAGTCTCAGGGTCTTATGCGTTGAGTGATTTCGATCGTCTAAGTCTGTTTATTGCATTTTTTGCTATTTGGTTTGCGCAGGGTTTTCGTCCATATCTTGGAATGCCTCGTGAGAGAACAGCACTCCCACTTGACATCACACAACCTGTTTATGTGAATGCGAAACAGTACGAGGGAATTTTAAGGCGAAGAAAAGCTCGTGCCAAGGCCGAGCTAGAAAGGAAAGTGATCAACAGAAAGGTAACTTTCAttacaataaaaatgaaaatgtgGCAGCACATGTTTCTAAGCATGGTGTATACTGTATAGTCATTTAAAAGTGAAGGTCACTGTATGTAGACTTTACAAGATTATTATGTATCTCGGTTATAACTTGTGGCGTCTTCTGTTGCAGCCATATCTTCATGAGTCAAGACACAAGCACGCAATGAGAAGGGCAAGAGCTAGTGGAGGCCGGTTTGCTAAGAAGACTGAGGCAGAAGCAGCAGCAGAGGATGCGGCAGCAgctgggagagagagagaaaaaggttCAGCAACCAACTCATCAGGCTCTGAACCAGTTGAAACAGACTCTAATGAGACCCTGAACTCTTCAGGTGCACCATAATCAAGCCAAAGCtctgagaaaaaaaagagacacGCTTtggcttatatatatatatatatatatccattgCCTCAAACCGGCAAATCATTCTTGGCTTTTGGGTTTTGTGTTTTGCTTACTTGTTCTTATCTGTGTGGGTTTTGGAAGTTACAATGTACAAAGAGTAAACCGAGTTATGTTAGGTGTTAGATTCTGAGACAAGAGATGGGGGAATAGTCAGTAGGTCTtgtttttattcctttttttttcttgtggaaAATTGGAATATACGTTTGTTTAATCGTTTTGCTTTTCACATCTGAAAGTGTTACAGAGCTGACATTGTTGttcgtttttgttttttcttcctTAATGCTTTGATCAAGATTGTGAATCTATATATGTAACTGATCACGGGTAagtataaaaatacatattaaaaaaaaaggacaaTAAAGCAAAACAATTAGTTTCTATGATCTACTTCTGTCTGCAACGGTAAgattgattattaatttattatatagacACGAATACCACATGAAAGGAACAGGAAACACAAAAACTTAAGTTAGGCGTTGTCATTCTTTGAATCTgtaagagagaagaagaagaagagagtcaATTTGTGTGTTTCTCAttaggagaagagagagagagaaagaagaagacttTGACTCGTCTTCTTACGCTTACCCCTCTCTCCATCATTGCATCTGTATGATATGACTTTTCCCTTTGATTTATATTATCATTGTTATACATATCCCTTTTGCTTCTACTGATTATAGCCATTAAGTATTCCTCTCGAGGTCTGTGTGTGTGTTTCCCCTTGCTTCTTTTTTAGAATCTTTCTTTTGCTACTCTTAGCTAGGGTTTACTTATCCAATTTAAACCTAATTTGCTGCTTTGTTGATTGGTACTAGTTTGTAAGGCTTAAGAAACTAATGGCAGCTTTGGAGCCAATAATATAGCTCAAAGTTGTAAACTTTCTTTCTGGGTTTGATAAAATTTTCAGGAGTCCTGAGATTTGATTAAGATGGGGAACTGTTGCGGCAGTCCAAGTTCAGCCACCATCGAGAGTGGACACGGCAAACCCAAGAACAAAAACAATCCCTTTCACAGCAACGAAGCAAACGGATCTGGAGCTGGCTTCAAGCTCTCTGTGCTGAAAGATCCAACAGGACACGACATATCTTCTCAGTATGATCTTGGACGCGAGGTTGGTCGAGGGGAGTTTGGTGTGACTTACTTGTGTACTGACATCCAAACGGGTGACAAGTACGCTTGCAAGTCCATatcgaagaagaagctgaggaCAGCGGTGGATATAGGGGATGTGAGGAGGGAGGTTGAGATAATGAGACATATGCCTAAACACCCAAACATTGTCTCTTTGAAGGATTCGTTTGAGGATGATGACGCCGTTCATATAGTTATGGAGTTGTGTGAAggaggggagctgtttgatcgGATTGTAGCGAGAGGGCATTACACTGAGAGGGCTGCTGCTGCGGTTATGAAGACTATTGTTGAAGTTGTTCAGGTTCTGTTAATAACAGCTTTACATTTGTCTGTGTTTTATGTTCACACTCACATCCTTTTGTGTGTCTGTCTTTTACAGATATGTCATAAGCAGGGAGTGATGCATAGGGATCTTAAACCAGAGAACTTTCTTTTTGCTAATAAGAAAGAGACATCAGCTCTTAAGGCTATTGATTTTGGATTATCTGTCTTCTTTAAACCAGGTACATTTGATGAGTATCAATGGGAAGATTATGTGTATCTTTACTTTTAACTTTTGCTAAACTTTAACAGGTGAGCAGTTTAATGAGATTGTGGGAAGTCCTTATTACATGGCACCAGAGGTGCTAAGACGAAACTATGGACCTGAGATCGATGTCTGGAGCGCAGGAGTCATCCTCTATATCCTTCTTTGTGGTGTCCCTCCTTTTTGGGCAGGTTTGTCTATGTTCTCCCTTGGATTATTCACATAAGACCTCACTCAGATGAATCATTTTGCTTATCTTTTGGCACAGAGACTGAGCAAGGGGTGGCTCAAGCGATCATTAGGTCAGTAATTGACTTTAAGAGAGATCCATGGCCAAGAGTTTCCGAAAGCGCCAAGGACCTTGTGAGAAAGATGCTTGAACCTGATCCCAAGAAACGGCTTTCTGCTGCAGAAGTACTCGGTAGGCTTCTGGTTTTTTAGCAGTGCATAAGCTTTCTGATtgatatatatacttataaagAGAGATTGATTGTATTTGCAGAACATACTTGGATACTGAATGCAAAGAAGGCTCCGAATGTGTCTCTTGGGGAGACTGTGAAAGCAAGGCTAAAGCAGTTTTCTGTTATGAACAAGCTCAAGAAACGAGCTTTACGAGTATTGATTCTGTTAAAGCCATGCTACTGATTCTTTGATCTGCTTCCAAAAAGATGATAACAACATACACTTGTTTTTACTCTTGTAGGTGATAGCTGAACACTTGTCAGTGGAAGAAGCAGCTGGGATAAAGGAAGCATTTGAAATGATGGACGTTAACAAGAGAGGCAAGATAAACCTCGAGGAGCTTAAGTACGGACTTCAAAAAGCTGGACAGCAGATTGCTGATGCTGATCTTCAGATTCTTATGGAAGCTGTATGAAATCTCTTACTTCTCAAGTGCTATGTGTCACGTCTGAGAATTGAAACCCTttgctttcttttattttaccaACAGACTGATGTTGATGGGGACGGGACACTGAACTATGGAGAGTTCGTGGCTGTATCAGTGCACTTGAAGAAGATGGCGAACGATGAACACTTGCATAAAGCGTTCAACTTCTTTGATAAGAACCAGAGTGGTTACATAGAGCCTGAAGAGCTTCGTGAGGCTTTGAATGATGAATTGGATGAAACTAGCAGTGAGGAAGTTATCGCTGCCATCATGCAAGATGTTGATACTGACAaggtaaacatatatatatatatatatatttgttggtAAATTCTTATGAAAAATCTTTACATTATATCTTTCGTTTCATATGATCAGGACGGGCGAATAAGCTATGAAGAGTTTGCAGCGATGATGAAAGCTGGAACAGACTGGAGAAAAGCGTCACGGCAGTATTCAAGGGAAAGATTCAACAGTTTGAGCCTCAAGTTAATGAGAGATGGTTCTTTGCAACTAGCAGGTGAGGCTTAACCAGTAATGCAAAGTTTGGATCTTTTGAATTGCCACggtgtagaagaagaagaagaagaagtattggtattggtttttcttttttgttttcatcCTCACGTGTCTTAGATTTAGAGTTTCAATTGTTTGAAGTTGTTCATTGGACGATTGATAGGCCATGTGATATCGACAAGTTTCTGAGTTTCCAAGATGAGTTTATTAAAGATGTGGTAGGTACTGTTTCAAATCTCAATATCTGTCAAAGACATCAACTTGAAAAACATAGTACTTGCAATGTAATGAATCTGAGATGTGTAAGAGACACGTGAGAAGCACGCGCCGGTTGCAATCCATCGTGAGGCCCACCCACCAAACACAAAATCTAAAAGAagcaaaaacccttaaagagaataaaaataaaaaacagagcATCCAAATAAATAAgaaggaaagaaagaaagaatctACCTTTTCGCTCTCTCTGATTCTCTCCACTGCTCTCAACAAGAGACTGAAGAGCCAAAGGAGACGACTTTCTCTCGCATCCATGGCAATCACGTCGTCCTTCTTCTGTGTTCCGACACCGAACACATCATCCATCTCCGAATCGAACCTCTCGCGGCCATCTCACCTCTCCTTCTCTCCTCCTAgactctcttcctcctcctcattTACCGGCGTTATCTCCTCAAAGTCCATCTCTTTCCACCGCCGCCTCACTATTTCCCCTGTTTTCTCCACCGGCGGCtccgacaacaacaacaataacaacgGAGGAAGCGGCGGCGGCGGTGGAGACGGAGACGGTGGCGGTGAGGATAGGGACAGGAACAGGAGCGAGGCGATGATGTTGTTGGCTGAGTCTGGGACCGAGTTGGAGAGTCTTCCCAAGGATCTAGCTGCTGCTATCGAGTCGGGTCGGATTCCTGGATCGGTTATCACCCGGTTCCTTGAGCTCCAGAGATCGGCTGTGATGAGGTGGCTGATGCAGTTCGCTGGGTTTAGGGAAAGGCTTTTGGCTGATGATCTCTTCTTGGCTAAACTCGCCATGGAGTGTGGTGTTGGTGTCTTCACCAAGGTTTGTGCTTTTTTTCATTAGAAAGTTTGGATTTTTATATTGATCTCTTAAGTGTTTCTTGAGAATTTCATTGAGAAAGTGTTTCAGTTTCTTAGCTAATATATGTGTTTGATTCTTTTGTGTTTACAGACTGCTGCTGAGTATGAAAGGCGTAGAGAAAACTTCTTCAATGAACTTGAAGTTGTTTTTGCCGATGTGGTAATCATTCattcttctcttcctccttttttttctttagtgtTCTTGTCTGATCGCAGGAATGATCTAAAACTTACTATTAGGAGTTATCTGAAATTGTTAGAGGGTAGGGATGGGTGTAGTCTTTTAGATGACCCAATCAGATAGATGAAAGGTTGGGTTGGGTAGTTTGTGGTTGTGACTTGTGTGATGGGGTCTTCAATTTCTCACCATTTGTTTTTGTATGTGAGACTATGAGAAAGTAGTTGACATTTGCTTTGTCTCTGTGGTAAGAACCAAATTTTAAACTGTACACTAACTAGTATACCCCCCACCCACTAGTctcatttgttttcaattttttttatatttcagccTTTGTTTATTATGAATACAAAATGGGCTTACTCtcatttttgcttctttttttaatttgttaggTGATGGCTATCATTGCTGATTTCATGTTAGTTTATCTACCTGCTCCTACTGTGTCTCTTAGACCACCTCTCGCACTTTCTGCTGGTGGTTTATCCAAGTTCTTCCACAACTGCCCTGATAATGCCTTCCAGGTATTGTTTGGCACATGTTGGTTAAGTTTCGAAAAATCTCCTTCTCGTCTAATCATCCAATGTGTTTGTATGCTGCAGATTGCTATCTCTGGAACCTCATATTCTCTCTTGCAAAGGTTTGGTGCTATAGCGGTATGTGGTGTTCTTTTTGTACTTTCTTTCTATGTGTTCTCAGTTACACGCAATAGTTTGTTTTAAGGGCTGATCGTTTCTATATATCGTTTTGTATAGCGCAATGGGGCAAAGCTGTTTGCCGTTGGCACCACATCATCGCTGGTGAGTCAAAACATATATCTACCTTACAAGAGAAACACAAGTCAAAAGACTGTTGCTTCACAGTTTGTGTTTTACATTCTTTTGACTGGAATATATCTGTTTTCAATTGGTTAAGGTTGGTACTGCTGTTACAAATGCGTTTATAAAAGCAAAAGGAGCTGTGGACAAGACTTCTGAAGGTGAAGTCGAGACTGTTCCAATAGTCTCCACAAGTGTTGCTTATGGTGTGTACATGGCAGTTTCCAGCAACCTAAGGTAATGAGTTTCTTTTTAACTAACAAACAAAGGCGTAGATATACTGCAATTTTTAGCATTTTAGAGATTGGATAAAGTAATGAGGTATGGTTTTGAAATATAACAGGTACCAAGTATTGGCTGGTGTGGTAGAACAACGTCTCTTGGAGCCATTGCTACACCAACACAAACTTGCACTCAGTGCCATGTGTTTCGCTGTTAGAACTGGCAACACCTTCTTGGGTTCCTTATTGTAAGTTGTCTTAAACGCACAAACCTCTTTGTGACTCTCTGCTCCCAGCACCTTTATTCAcatgttctcttttttttctttttttttttgtctcagaTGGGTGGATTATGCACGTCTCATAGGTATCCAGAAATCTCACTGAAGAATCAGAAGAACATGATGAGTTCGATTCAGACATGATCTGATTTCCAAACTACTATTGTCTTCATTCACAATTGTTGCTGATTTTGATTATTTGGTCCATTTTCTACAAAACTAGTCGATGTCTCCAACAAACCAAGGCTATTTTCACAAAGCACATAAAAGACATGCATTTGGGTTTTGAAACCTCTTTGATTTGAAACATTCTCTGTCTATTTTCACTGCAACTAGAAGTAACACAGCATATCAATAAATAACAGATTCAATACAGTTCCACAATAAATCACCGATCACTAGACATATGGCCTAAGCAAGAACTTCATCTTTGTGACAAGCTCTTATCTTCACTTCCAAAGTGTCTGAACTGCTAGCCTTTTCCACATCGCAGCACTCGATTCCCTCACCCTATTAATTATTAAGCTTTAGATCACAcgcatatatataatttggtgAAAAGATTAGTATTGGTTACCACCTTGTGCATAGTAGCAGCAATGACGGAGACTTGTGAAATGTTACCAGCAGATTGATTGACATTTGGCAAACAAGGAGGTAAACTACCTAGCGTTTTCACCTTATACATAGTAGTCACCAAGCTTTGGTTCTTGTCCTCTGCAACAGAGTCAAAGAAAAACTGAAGAGGCATCTCACACGGATCATTCGTCACCCGTCTCGTGTTAAACGTATACACGGGTATTCTAACGTTCTTCCACGGCCGGAACGTTTCTAGAGGGCGTTTCAGGTAGTTTCTTGGTAATACAGATTGGTAAACATGGACTGAGTAGCCCCATGATACAGACACTGACCAGTTGTTTCCTCTTTGGTAACATATTGTCTGTTGGAGGATGCGGGACTGGTCGG includes the following:
- the LOC103846627 gene encoding nuclear transcription factor Y subunit A-1; this translates as MQSKSGRGNEEEANHHHADQQQQQPIMYPEPWWKTNAFGVIPQERPSSGIPSNSSSLDCPNGSESNDVHSASEDGGGAGNGENDAAWKDSQAVTSSPSVDQHGMEGSDPAHVAASMHGMHNQQPVQPPELVGHYMACVPPNPYQDPYYAGMMGAYGHQPLGFRPYLGMPRERTALPLDITQPVYVNAKQYEGILRRRKARAKAELERKVINRKPYLHESRHKHAMRRARASGGRFAKKTEAEAAAEDAAAAGREREKGSATNSSGSEPVETDSNETLNSSGAP
- the LOC103846628 gene encoding calcium-dependent protein kinase 7 gives rise to the protein MGNCCGSPSSATIESGHGKPKNKNNPFHSNEANGSGAGFKLSVLKDPTGHDISSQYDLGREVGRGEFGVTYLCTDIQTGDKYACKSISKKKLRTAVDIGDVRREVEIMRHMPKHPNIVSLKDSFEDDDAVHIVMELCEGGELFDRIVARGHYTERAAAAVMKTIVEVVQICHKQGVMHRDLKPENFLFANKKETSALKAIDFGLSVFFKPGEQFNEIVGSPYYMAPEVLRRNYGPEIDVWSAGVILYILLCGVPPFWAETEQGVAQAIIRSVIDFKRDPWPRVSESAKDLVRKMLEPDPKKRLSAAEVLEHTWILNAKKAPNVSLGETVKARLKQFSVMNKLKKRALRVIAEHLSVEEAAGIKEAFEMMDVNKRGKINLEELKYGLQKAGQQIADADLQILMEATDVDGDGTLNYGEFVAVSVHLKKMANDEHLHKAFNFFDKNQSGYIEPEELREALNDELDETSSEEVIAAIMQDVDTDKDGRISYEEFAAMMKAGTDWRKASRQYSRERFNSLSLKLMRDGSLQLAGEA
- the LOC103846630 gene encoding protein RETICULATA-RELATED 4, chloroplastic, which codes for MAITSSFFCVPTPNTSSISESNLSRPSHLSFSPPRLSSSSSFTGVISSKSISFHRRLTISPVFSTGGSDNNNNNNGGSGGGGGDGDGGGEDRDRNRSEAMMLLAESGTELESLPKDLAAAIESGRIPGSVITRFLELQRSAVMRWLMQFAGFRERLLADDLFLAKLAMECGVGVFTKTAAEYERRRENFFNELEVVFADVVMAIIADFMLVYLPAPTVSLRPPLALSAGGLSKFFHNCPDNAFQIAISGTSYSLLQRFGAIARNGAKLFAVGTTSSLVGTAVTNAFIKAKGAVDKTSEGEVETVPIVSTSVAYGVYMAVSSNLRYQVLAGVVEQRLLEPLLHQHKLALSAMCFAVRTGNTFLGSLLWVDYARLIGIQKSH